A window of the Pedobacter frigiditerrae genome harbors these coding sequences:
- a CDS encoding ABC transporter ATP-binding protein: MKTYFRLLSFAKPIEKFAIPYVIATILSIVFGTLNLTLLVPLFETLMPQAKNAGKSLTETATSSFDITGQFRDLIGQSKIENGTSQTLTYVCLAIVGSVLLSNIFRYLSQRYMEDLRVHTLLNLRKTVFNNVMDLHVGFFSNERKGDIISKVASDVQVVQFTVTNTLQVVFKEPLTLIFYVLVLLSISVKLTLFSLLVIPISAFIISKIVKRIKQQAKEAHESFAKMIGFLDEALGGIKIIKAFNGIDRTKDKFQTENIIYSNLNRKMVRRQQLGSPVSEFLGVVMVALIVWYGGNLIISNQPDALSTSQFIAYIALFSQVMRPAKALTDSFSGIHSGIAAGERVLDLIDTKPELTNKPNAIALTDFDNALAFENVSFNYGDKQVLKEISLRIEKGKTVALVGPSGGGKSTLMDLIPRFHDPLSGTIKIDGHNFKDLTVESIRGQMGIVNQESFLFNDTIFNNIAFAKPDATEEEVVNAAKIANAHDFILNTEDGYKSSVGDRGNKLSGGQKQRICIARAVLANPPIMLLDEATSALDTESEKLVQDALNNLMKNRTSIVIAHRLSTIQHADKIVVIDNGKVAEEGTHSELIAHKGIYKRLIDMQAFND; the protein is encoded by the coding sequence ATGAAAACCTATTTTAGATTATTATCTTTTGCAAAACCTATAGAAAAGTTTGCTATACCTTATGTTATAGCAACTATACTTTCAATCGTATTTGGCACACTAAATCTTACATTATTAGTTCCACTATTTGAAACGCTAATGCCACAAGCAAAAAATGCTGGCAAAAGTCTTACAGAAACGGCTACTTCTTCCTTCGACATTACTGGTCAGTTTAGAGATTTAATTGGACAGTCTAAAATTGAAAATGGAACCTCCCAAACTCTAACCTATGTATGCTTGGCAATAGTAGGCTCAGTCTTATTATCAAACATTTTCCGATATCTATCTCAAAGATACATGGAGGATTTACGTGTACATACTTTATTAAACCTACGTAAAACCGTTTTCAATAATGTTATGGATTTACATGTTGGTTTTTTTAGCAATGAAAGAAAAGGTGACATTATATCTAAGGTTGCCTCAGATGTTCAAGTAGTTCAATTTACAGTTACAAATACTTTACAAGTTGTTTTTAAAGAACCCTTAACATTGATATTCTATGTCCTTGTACTACTATCCATCTCTGTTAAACTTACTTTATTTTCTCTTTTGGTAATCCCTATTTCAGCCTTTATCATTAGCAAAATAGTAAAAAGGATTAAACAACAAGCTAAAGAAGCACATGAGTCTTTTGCAAAAATGATAGGTTTCTTAGATGAGGCATTAGGAGGAATTAAAATTATCAAAGCCTTTAATGGTATAGATAGAACTAAGGATAAATTTCAAACAGAAAATATTATCTATTCGAACCTTAACAGGAAAATGGTAAGGAGGCAACAATTAGGTTCTCCAGTATCTGAGTTTCTAGGGGTTGTTATGGTAGCATTAATTGTTTGGTATGGAGGTAATTTAATCATTAGCAATCAGCCCGATGCTTTATCAACAAGTCAATTTATAGCTTATATTGCACTTTTTTCACAGGTTATGCGCCCTGCAAAGGCTTTAACAGATTCGTTTAGCGGTATCCATTCTGGAATTGCAGCCGGAGAAAGAGTTTTAGATTTAATAGATACAAAACCAGAATTAACCAATAAACCGAATGCCATTGCCTTAACTGATTTCGATAATGCACTTGCGTTTGAAAATGTATCATTTAATTATGGAGACAAACAAGTTCTAAAAGAAATTAGCCTTCGCATTGAAAAAGGCAAAACTGTTGCTTTGGTGGGCCCATCAGGTGGAGGGAAGAGCACTTTAATGGATTTAATTCCACGTTTCCACGATCCATTATCTGGCACTATAAAAATTGACGGCCATAATTTTAAGGACTTAACAGTTGAGAGCATCAGGGGTCAAATGGGGATAGTAAACCAAGAATCCTTTTTGTTTAATGATACCATTTTTAATAATATCGCTTTTGCAAAACCAGACGCCACAGAAGAGGAAGTTGTTAACGCCGCTAAAATTGCAAATGCGCATGATTTTATTCTAAACACAGAAGATGGATATAAATCATCGGTTGGAGATAGGGGAAATAAACTATCAGGCGGACAGAAGCAAAGAATTTGCATTGCTAGAGCAGTTTTAGCAAACCCACCTATTATGTTATTAGATGAGGCTACATCAGCATTAGATACAGAATCAGAGAAATTGGTTCAAGATGCTTTAAATAATTTGATGAAAAATAGAACATCAATAGTTATAGCCCACCGTTTGAGCACTATACAACACGCGGATAAAATAGTTGTGATTGATAATGGCAAAGTGGCTGAAGAAGGGACTCACAGTGAACTAATTGCACATAAAGGGATTTATAAAAGGTTAATCGATATGCAAGCATTTAACGATTAA